In one window of Haemophilus parainfluenzae DNA:
- the folE gene encoding GTP cyclohydrolase I FolE, giving the protein MNAISPDAESVRRALIAKGIETPMIDPTQCKDERRVAIASHMREVMKLIGLDLRDDSLEETPSRLAKMFVDEIFSGMDYANFPKMTKIKNQMKVSEMVQVNDITLTSTCEHHFVTIDGNVAVAYYPKDWVIGLSKINRIVAFFAQRPQVQERLTEQLLTAFQTILETDDVAVYVKATHFCVKARGVKDTHSYTVTSAYGGIFLEDRETRKEFLSSI; this is encoded by the coding sequence ATGAACGCGATTTCACCTGATGCGGAAAGTGTCCGCAGAGCCTTGATTGCCAAAGGCATCGAAACACCAATGATTGATCCGACTCAATGTAAAGATGAGCGCCGTGTGGCGATTGCTTCGCATATGCGTGAAGTGATGAAATTGATTGGGTTAGATCTACGTGATGATAGCTTAGAAGAAACGCCAAGTCGTTTAGCTAAAATGTTTGTTGATGAAATTTTCAGTGGAATGGATTATGCCAATTTCCCGAAAATGACGAAAATCAAAAATCAAATGAAAGTGAGCGAAATGGTGCAAGTGAATGACATCACGTTGACCAGTACTTGCGAACATCATTTTGTGACGATTGATGGTAATGTCGCTGTCGCATATTATCCAAAAGATTGGGTGATTGGCTTGTCTAAAATCAATCGCATTGTGGCGTTTTTTGCGCAACGCCCGCAAGTACAAGAGCGTTTAACTGAACAGCTTTTAACGGCATTTCAAACCATTTTAGAAACCGATGATGTGGCAGTTTATGTGAAAGCAACACATTTCTGTGTGAAAGCTCGCGGAGTAAAAGATACTCACAGCTATACTGTGACATCAGCTTATGGTGGAATCTTTCTAGAAGATCGTGAAACCCGTAAAGAATTTTTATCTTCTATTTAG
- a CDS encoding TIGR01621 family pseudouridine synthase, producing MKLDIIYQTDDFIIIYKPCGLSVHKDQSEIGLTTLLAEQLGVSQIWLVHRLDKVTSGLLILALNAESAAEFFRLFAEHHIQKTYLALSNQKPKKKQGLIVGDMQKARNGAWKLCPSKENPAITRFESVSCEPNLRVFILKPQTGKTHQLRVAMKSLGSPILGDTLYGKNTENIDRTYLHAARLQFEFKGQAFDVLTPPKEGEWWHREGVMSQIQKIGSANAEPKI from the coding sequence ATGAAATTAGACATTATTTATCAGACCGATGATTTTATCATTATTTATAAGCCTTGTGGACTGAGCGTGCATAAAGATCAAAGCGAAATTGGTTTAACCACTTTGCTTGCTGAGCAGCTTGGCGTGTCACAGATTTGGCTTGTACATCGGTTAGATAAAGTGACATCAGGTTTACTCATTTTGGCATTGAACGCCGAAAGTGCGGCTGAATTTTTCCGACTTTTTGCTGAACACCATATTCAAAAAACTTATCTCGCCCTTAGTAATCAGAAACCCAAAAAGAAACAAGGATTGATTGTCGGGGATATGCAAAAGGCCAGAAACGGCGCTTGGAAACTCTGCCCATCAAAAGAAAATCCCGCGATTACGCGTTTTGAAAGTGTAAGTTGTGAGCCTAATTTACGAGTATTTATCTTAAAGCCGCAAACAGGGAAAACCCATCAATTGCGTGTGGCGATGAAAAGCTTAGGGAGTCCGATTTTAGGCGATACGCTTTATGGTAAAAACACTGAAAATATTGACCGCACTTATTTGCACGCTGCAAGATTGCAATTTGAATTTAAAGGTCAGGCATTTGATGTGTTGACCCCTCCGAAAGAAGGAGAGTGGTGGCATCGTGAAGGCGTCATGTCTCAGATTCAAAAAATAGGCTCAGCAAATGCTGAGCCAAAGATATAA
- the cls gene encoding cardiolipin synthase — MNVEHIILVYIIPVLIWVAVISVTLRLLVKKQAVSATLSWLMIIYLVPLIGVIAYLVFGEVKLGTRRAKAFQLLKPKYIKWLNLLSEQKDVVTHSKDPRYRALFKLVHQRLGIPNIRGNELHILDTPESIIRSIIGDIQQARHSINMVFYIWSNDGLINEVKQALEEAVQRGVKVCLLLDSVGSKAFLKSAICKEMQVKGIEITEALHVNLFRMFFNRIDLRQHRKIIVIDNQISYTGSMNMVDPNFFKQESHVGNWVDVMVRINGPVSPILNSLHAWDWEIETTEELPLLLPNCPIVEIDDNDTHSVQVIASGPAFPDDLIAQSLATAIYAARESIVITSPYFVPSHNIAEALRIAAFRGVEITLILPKQNDSLMVRWASRTFFDDLLEAGVKIYHFEAGLLHTKSVLIDNKLALVGTVNMDLRSFLLNFEITIAVEDRNFANEVATLHENYLANSSKLDMQEWLNRPLYHRIIERLFFLFSPLL; from the coding sequence ATGAATGTTGAACATATTATACTGGTTTATATTATTCCCGTGTTAATTTGGGTGGCGGTTATTTCTGTCACCTTGCGGTTACTCGTCAAAAAACAAGCGGTTTCCGCTACGTTGTCATGGCTAATGATTATTTACCTCGTGCCGCTAATTGGTGTCATTGCCTATCTGGTTTTTGGTGAAGTGAAACTCGGTACTCGCCGTGCCAAAGCATTTCAGCTGTTAAAACCTAAATATATCAAATGGCTTAACTTACTTTCAGAACAAAAAGATGTGGTCACTCATTCTAAAGATCCACGTTATCGTGCTTTATTTAAATTGGTCCACCAACGCTTAGGCATTCCGAATATTCGAGGCAATGAATTACATATTCTCGATACACCGGAAAGCATTATTCGAAGTATCATCGGTGATATTCAACAAGCACGCCACTCCATCAATATGGTCTTTTATATTTGGAGTAATGATGGGTTAATTAATGAGGTTAAACAAGCGTTAGAAGAAGCCGTACAACGTGGTGTAAAAGTGTGTCTTTTACTAGATTCTGTTGGAAGTAAAGCGTTTCTTAAAAGTGCTATTTGTAAAGAAATGCAAGTGAAAGGCATTGAGATTACAGAAGCGTTACACGTAAACTTGTTCCGCATGTTCTTCAACCGAATTGATTTACGCCAACACCGTAAAATTATCGTCATTGATAATCAAATTTCCTATACAGGTAGTATGAATATGGTAGACCCAAATTTCTTCAAACAAGAAAGTCATGTGGGTAATTGGGTAGATGTAATGGTGAGAATTAATGGCCCTGTTTCGCCGATTTTAAACAGCCTACACGCCTGGGATTGGGAAATTGAAACTACGGAAGAATTACCACTTTTATTACCAAATTGCCCGATTGTAGAAATTGACGATAACGACACGCATTCAGTACAAGTGATTGCTAGTGGCCCCGCTTTTCCTGATGACCTAATCGCTCAATCTCTTGCTACCGCCATTTATGCGGCAAGGGAAAGTATTGTGATCACCTCGCCTTACTTTGTACCAAGTCACAATATCGCTGAAGCATTACGTATTGCCGCATTCCGTGGCGTTGAGATCACACTTATTTTACCAAAGCAAAATGATTCCCTCATGGTTCGTTGGGCAAGTCGAACCTTTTTTGATGATTTACTCGAAGCGGGAGTAAAAATTTATCATTTTGAAGCGGGGCTTCTGCATACAAAGAGTGTACTGATTGACAATAAACTTGCACTTGTTGGTACAGTAAATATGGATTTGCGTAGTTTTTTACTTAATTTTGAAATCACTATTGCCGTCGAAGATCGTAATTTTGCTAACGAAGTCGCAACACTCCACGAAAATTACTTAGCGAATTCATCTAAACTCGATATGCAAGAATGGCTTAATCGCCCTCTCTATCATCGAATTATCGAACGATTGTTTTTCTTATTTAGTCCATTGTTATAA
- the aroA gene encoding 3-phosphoshikimate 1-carboxyvinyltransferase, producing MKAITLEPISRIEGELNLPGSKSLSNRALLLAALAKGTTTVTNLLDSDDIRHMLNAFKALGVNYQLSENKTCCEVEGLGGAFQIENGLSLFLGNAGTAMRPLTAALCLKGNAEGEVILTGEPRMKERPIKHLVDALLQAGANVRYLENDGYPPLAIRNQGIKGGMIKIDGSISSQFLTALLMAAPLAEGDLDIHIVGDLVSKPYIDITLAMMKDFGVSVENQHYQLFKVKGNQSYVSPGKYIVEGDASSASYFLAAAAIKGNVKVTGIGKHSIQGDRLFADVLEKMGAKITWGEDFIQAEQAELYGIDMDMNHIPDAAMTIATTALFAKGETVIRNIYNWRVKETDRLAAMAAELRKVGAEVEEGEDFIRIQPLDLSQFKHAEIETYNDHRMAMCFALIALSDTPVTILDPKCTAKTFPTFFDEFEKLSVRS from the coding sequence ATGAAAGCAATCACTTTAGAGCCAATTTCTCGCATTGAAGGTGAGCTCAACTTACCAGGTTCGAAAAGTTTATCAAACCGTGCATTATTATTAGCCGCATTAGCTAAAGGCACCACAACGGTTACTAACTTGTTAGACAGTGATGACATTCGTCATATGCTAAATGCCTTTAAAGCTTTAGGTGTAAATTACCAGCTTTCTGAAAACAAAACTTGCTGTGAAGTTGAAGGCTTAGGTGGCGCATTTCAGATTGAAAATGGCTTATCACTGTTTCTAGGTAATGCTGGCACAGCCATGCGTCCTTTAACGGCTGCGCTTTGTTTAAAAGGAAACGCTGAAGGCGAAGTCATTTTGACCGGTGAGCCTCGAATGAAAGAACGCCCAATCAAACATTTGGTGGATGCACTTCTTCAAGCGGGGGCTAATGTTCGTTATTTAGAAAATGACGGTTACCCACCGCTTGCAATTCGCAATCAAGGAATTAAAGGTGGCATGATTAAAATTGACGGTTCGATTTCTTCTCAATTTTTGACCGCACTTTTAATGGCTGCCCCTCTTGCTGAAGGCGATTTAGATATCCATATTGTGGGTGATTTAGTTTCAAAACCTTATATTGATATCACCCTCGCGATGATGAAAGATTTTGGTGTTTCGGTTGAAAATCAACATTATCAATTATTTAAGGTGAAAGGTAACCAATCCTATGTCTCACCTGGCAAATATATAGTAGAAGGTGATGCTTCATCCGCTTCTTATTTCCTTGCCGCCGCCGCGATTAAAGGCAACGTAAAAGTGACAGGAATTGGTAAGCATTCCATCCAAGGCGACCGCCTATTTGCCGACGTGCTAGAAAAAATGGGCGCAAAAATCACTTGGGGTGAAGATTTTATTCAAGCAGAACAAGCTGAGCTCTACGGCATTGATATGGATATGAACCACATTCCTGATGCAGCCATGACGATTGCCACAACCGCCTTATTTGCTAAGGGTGAAACCGTTATTCGCAATATTTATAACTGGCGAGTGAAAGAGACCGATCGCCTTGCAGCTATGGCTGCCGAATTACGAAAAGTCGGTGCGGAAGTTGAAGAAGGTGAAGATTTTATTCGAATTCAACCACTTGATCTTTCTCAATTTAAGCATGCTGAAATTGAGACCTATAACGATCACCGTATGGCAATGTGTTTTGCGTTGATTGCATTATCGGATACACCCGTCACGATTTTAGATCCGAAATGTACGGCTAAAACCTTCCCAACATTCTTCGATGAATTTGAGAAATTAAGTGTTCGAAGTTAA
- the purU gene encoding formyltetrahydrofolate deformylase, producing MLEKKILLTDCPDDKGLIAKITNICYKHQLNILHNNEFVDFETKHFFMRTELEGIFNEETLLADLDYSLPKGTNCRLISAIRKRIVILVTKEAHCLGDILMKNYYGALDVEIVAVIGNHDNLRELVERFDIPFHCVSHEGLTRVEHDKLLAEKIDEYAPDYIVLAKYMRVLNPEFVARYPNRVINIHHSFLPAFIGAKPYQQAYERGVKIIGATAHFINNELDQGPIIMQNVINVDHTYSADAMMRAGRDVEKTVLSRALDLALHDRIFVYKNKTVVL from the coding sequence ATGTTAGAAAAGAAAATATTACTGACCGACTGTCCAGATGACAAAGGACTAATCGCCAAAATCACCAATATTTGTTACAAACACCAATTAAATATCCTTCATAATAATGAGTTTGTTGATTTTGAAACAAAGCATTTCTTTATGCGTACCGAATTAGAAGGGATTTTTAATGAAGAAACCTTACTAGCTGATTTAGATTATAGTTTACCGAAAGGAACAAACTGTCGCCTAATCAGTGCAATACGTAAACGTATCGTAATTTTAGTCACCAAAGAAGCACATTGCTTAGGTGATATTTTAATGAAAAATTACTACGGTGCGTTAGACGTAGAAATTGTGGCAGTAATTGGCAATCACGATAATTTACGCGAATTAGTTGAACGCTTTGATATTCCATTCCATTGTGTCAGCCATGAAGGGCTCACGCGTGTGGAACACGATAAATTACTGGCTGAAAAAATTGATGAATATGCACCTGATTACATTGTATTAGCAAAATATATGCGTGTATTAAATCCTGAATTCGTGGCGCGTTATCCAAATCGCGTCATCAATATTCACCATTCATTCTTACCCGCATTTATTGGAGCAAAACCCTATCAACAAGCCTATGAGCGCGGCGTAAAAATCATTGGTGCAACGGCTCATTTTATTAATAATGAATTAGATCAAGGTCCGATCATTATGCAAAATGTGATTAATGTGGATCACACTTACTCTGCCGATGCCATGATGCGTGCAGGCCGTGATGTGGAAAAAACCGTATTAAGCCGTGCACTTGATCTTGCCTTACATGATCGTATTTTTGTGTATAAAAATAAAACGGTGGTCTTGTAA
- a CDS encoding cation:proton antiporter, whose protein sequence is MNIYTYLCFLTTIAILISFITRKLNDNIQYTIAITATSMAGSLFLVLLGYLNWFNLDEIATRVIERIDFKDFLLNGILGFLLFAGALGIKLPVLNNQKWEITTFALFSTLASTFFIGFLLYGIALLFGWHIDLIYCILFGALISPDDPIAVLAIIKNLKAPKRLSMQVEGESLFNDGIGLVIFTTVFAVAFGGHEPTASGILHLFLKEALGGIAFGLILGLFAHYLISATDDGSLEILLTLIVPTAGFMLANLLHVSGALAMVVAGILIGNWTRYTGFSKQSQRYLDHFWEMIDHFLNSLLFILIGLAILLIHVSWQGLILIFLAIPVCLICRYASVWLPFQVMKRYRKYNPYTMKVLTWGALRGGLALAMALSIPSGQFYIEGLEMDVRDLILGMTYAVVAFSILIQGMTIETLIRKSKEATMRERGYTGIGLAK, encoded by the coding sequence ATGAATATCTATACTTATCTGTGTTTTCTCACCACTATCGCTATTCTAATCAGTTTTATTACTCGTAAATTGAACGATAATATTCAATATACAATTGCTATTACGGCAACATCCATGGCGGGGTCACTCTTTCTCGTTTTACTGGGCTATTTAAACTGGTTTAATTTAGACGAAATTGCGACGCGAGTTATTGAACGTATTGATTTTAAAGATTTCTTGCTGAACGGTATTTTAGGATTTCTACTCTTTGCTGGCGCATTAGGCATTAAACTTCCTGTGCTGAATAATCAAAAATGGGAAATTACCACCTTTGCCTTATTCTCAACATTAGCCTCTACCTTTTTTATTGGTTTTTTACTTTATGGTATAGCGTTACTTTTCGGATGGCATATTGATCTAATTTACTGTATTTTGTTTGGTGCGCTTATTTCTCCTGATGACCCTATTGCCGTACTTGCCATTATCAAAAACTTAAAAGCGCCAAAGCGCCTCTCTATGCAAGTTGAAGGTGAATCACTTTTTAATGATGGGATTGGTTTAGTCATTTTCACGACAGTTTTTGCGGTTGCATTTGGTGGTCACGAGCCAACAGCTAGCGGTATTTTACATTTATTTTTAAAAGAAGCATTGGGTGGGATAGCATTTGGATTGATTTTAGGATTATTTGCTCATTATCTTATTTCTGCTACCGATGATGGTTCATTAGAAATTCTCTTGACCTTAATTGTGCCAACCGCTGGTTTTATGCTTGCTAATCTCTTACACGTCTCAGGTGCACTAGCTATGGTTGTTGCGGGGATTTTAATTGGAAACTGGACAAGATATACCGGTTTTTCTAAACAAAGCCAGCGTTATCTAGATCATTTTTGGGAAATGATTGATCACTTTCTCAACTCCTTACTCTTCATATTGATAGGCTTAGCGATTTTATTGATTCATGTGTCTTGGCAAGGTTTAATCTTAATTTTCCTCGCTATTCCGGTTTGCTTAATCTGTCGCTATGCAAGTGTTTGGTTACCATTCCAAGTCATGAAACGCTACCGTAAATACAACCCTTACACCATGAAAGTACTCACTTGGGGTGCATTACGAGGTGGATTAGCGCTCGCTATGGCGCTTTCTATTCCAAGTGGCCAATTTTATATTGAAGGATTAGAAATGGATGTTCGCGATCTTATTTTAGGTATGACGTATGCGGTAGTCGCATTCTCAATTCTCATTCAAGGCATGACAATTGAAACTTTAATTCGTAAATCAAAAGAAGCAACCATGCGTGAACGCGGCTATACAGGTATCGGATTAGCGAAATAA
- a CDS encoding Na+/H+ antiporter NhaC family protein, translating into MELIDYSSSIYSVIPAFLAIVLAIATRRVLVSLSAGIIVGTLMLVDFHPLDALIYLKDNVVALVYSDENGMNSNMNIVFFLVLLGVLTALLTVSGSNRAFAEWAQKKIKGRRGAKLLAASLVFVTFIDDYFHSLAVGAIARPVTDRFKVSRAKLAYILDSTAAPMCVMMPVSSWGAYIITLVAGLLATYSITSYTPMSAFVAMSSMNYYAIFSLLMVFFVAYFSFDIAAMARHEKLAMERDYKEEAIEGVKGKVRNLILPILVLITVTVFMMIHTGSEALTADGKPFSILGAFENTTVGISLVVGGSSAVAISTLLIIFERQVSLQEYGKAWIVGVKSMLGAIAILFFAWTINKVVGDAQTGKYLSSLVSGSIPVQFLPFILFILGTAMAFSTGTSWGTFGIMLPIAAAMATNSAPELLLPCLSAVMAGAVCGDHCSPVSDTTILSSTGAKCNHMDHVTTQLPYAVTIATASSVGYIVVGFTKSGLAGFITTAFVLALLVFVVKKR; encoded by the coding sequence ATGGAACTAATTGATTATTCTTCATCTATTTATTCAGTTATACCCGCATTTCTTGCGATTGTTTTAGCGATTGCAACGCGTCGGGTTCTGGTTTCTCTAAGCGCAGGGATTATTGTTGGGACGTTAATGTTGGTTGACTTCCATCCATTGGATGCGCTTATTTATTTAAAAGATAATGTTGTTGCGTTAGTTTATAGTGACGAAAATGGCATGAATTCAAATATGAATATTGTGTTTTTCCTCGTTTTACTTGGCGTATTGACCGCACTTTTAACGGTATCAGGTAGCAATCGTGCTTTTGCTGAATGGGCTCAAAAGAAGATTAAAGGTCGTCGTGGTGCAAAATTATTAGCCGCATCTTTAGTATTTGTGACATTTATTGATGATTATTTCCATAGTCTTGCTGTGGGGGCAATTGCTCGTCCAGTCACCGATCGTTTTAAAGTTTCTCGTGCTAAATTAGCGTATATTCTTGACTCAACGGCCGCACCTATGTGTGTCATGATGCCAGTATCTAGCTGGGGAGCATATATTATTACTCTCGTAGCCGGTTTATTGGCAACCTATTCTATTACATCTTATACGCCAATGAGTGCATTCGTTGCCATGAGTTCAATGAATTACTATGCGATCTTCTCATTATTAATGGTGTTCTTTGTTGCTTATTTCTCATTTGATATTGCGGCGATGGCTCGCCATGAAAAATTAGCCATGGAGCGTGATTATAAAGAAGAAGCCATTGAAGGTGTGAAAGGTAAAGTTCGCAACTTAATTTTACCGATTTTAGTCTTAATTACCGTCACTGTTTTTATGATGATTCATACGGGTAGTGAGGCCTTAACGGCAGATGGAAAACCATTTAGTATCTTAGGCGCCTTTGAGAATACAACGGTGGGAATATCACTGGTTGTAGGTGGTTCTAGTGCAGTTGCTATATCGACATTATTGATTATTTTTGAGCGTCAAGTTTCTTTACAAGAGTATGGAAAAGCCTGGATTGTTGGTGTTAAATCGATGTTAGGGGCAATAGCAATCTTATTTTTTGCTTGGACAATTAACAAGGTTGTTGGTGATGCACAAACCGGTAAATATTTATCTTCTTTAGTAAGTGGTAGCATTCCCGTTCAATTTCTGCCTTTTATTTTATTTATATTGGGTACTGCAATGGCGTTCTCAACAGGAACAAGTTGGGGAACATTTGGGATTATGCTACCAATTGCTGCAGCGATGGCAACTAATTCAGCGCCAGAGCTATTACTTCCTTGTCTTTCGGCTGTAATGGCTGGAGCTGTATGTGGAGATCATTGTTCACCGGTTTCAGACACCACGATTTTGTCTTCAACAGGGGCAAAATGTAATCACATGGATCATGTAACGACACAACTCCCTTATGCTGTAACAATTGCGACAGCGAGTTCAGTTGGTTACATTGTAGTGGGTTTTACAAAATCAGGTTTAGCAGGTTTTATTACAACAGCTTTTGTATTAGCTCTTTTAGTCTTTGTGGTAAAAAAACGGTAA
- a CDS encoding H-NS family nucleoid-associated regulatory protein, protein MNELTKGLTNLRSLRAAIRDLTLEQAENSLLKLQAAVEEKRTQAAEIKQAEQERRARIAKYKELIKQEGITAEELTAIIGIAPASIRKKREPRPAKYKYTDETGQERTWTGQGRTPRVIQKALDKGASLASFEI, encoded by the coding sequence ATGAACGAATTAACAAAAGGTTTAACTAATCTTCGTAGCTTGCGCGCAGCTATACGCGATTTAACATTAGAGCAAGCTGAAAATTCACTTTTAAAATTACAAGCTGCTGTTGAAGAAAAACGCACTCAAGCCGCTGAAATTAAACAGGCTGAACAAGAACGTCGTGCTCGTATTGCCAAATATAAAGAATTAATTAAACAAGAAGGTATCACAGCGGAAGAATTAACTGCAATTATTGGTATTGCCCCTGCTTCAATTCGTAAAAAACGTGAACCTCGTCCAGCAAAATACAAATATACTGATGAAACTGGTCAAGAAAGAACATGGACTGGCCAAGGTCGTACACCTCGTGTGATTCAAAAGGCCTTAGATAAAGGTGCATCTTTAGCTTCTTTCGAAATCTAA
- the xthA gene encoding exodeoxyribonuclease III — MKFISFNINGLRARPHQLEAIIEKYQPDVIGLQEIKVADEDFPYAITENLGYHVFHHGQKGHYGVALLTKQEPKAVRRGFPTDNEDAQKRIIMADLETPFGLLTVINGYFPQGESRTHETKFPAKEKFYADLQRYLEQDHDKANPVLIMGDMNISPSDLDIGIGDENRKRWLRTGKCSFLPEEREWYQRLYDYGLEDTFRKLNPTVNDKFSWFDYRSKGFDDNRGLRIDHILVNRQLAERCIDVGIALDIRAMEKPSDHAPIWAEFK, encoded by the coding sequence ATGAAATTTATCTCTTTTAATATTAATGGGCTAAGAGCTCGCCCTCATCAACTCGAAGCAATTATTGAAAAATATCAACCCGATGTAATTGGTTTACAAGAAATTAAAGTCGCGGATGAAGATTTTCCGTATGCAATTACCGAAAATCTGGGGTATCACGTTTTTCACCATGGGCAAAAAGGACATTACGGTGTCGCACTGTTAACTAAACAAGAACCCAAAGCGGTGCGTCGTGGTTTTCCAACGGATAATGAAGATGCGCAAAAACGCATTATTATGGCGGATTTAGAAACGCCATTTGGTTTGTTAACGGTAATCAATGGCTATTTCCCACAAGGTGAAAGCCGCACACATGAAACGAAATTTCCAGCAAAAGAAAAATTTTATGCCGATCTTCAACGTTATTTAGAACAAGATCACGATAAAGCAAACCCTGTTTTAATTATGGGTGACATGAATATTAGCCCAAGCGATTTAGATATTGGCATTGGTGATGAAAACCGCAAGCGTTGGTTGCGTACCGGCAAATGTTCTTTTTTACCCGAAGAGCGTGAATGGTATCAACGTTTATACGATTATGGCTTGGAAGATACGTTCCGTAAATTAAACCCAACAGTCAATGATAAGTTCTCGTGGTTTGATTATCGCTCAAAAGGTTTTGATGACAATCGTGGATTACGTATTGATCATATTTTAGTGAACCGTCAATTAGCAGAGCGTTGTATTGATGTTGGTATTGCATTAGATATTCGAGCGATGGAAAAACCGTCAGATCACGCTCCAATTTGGGCAGAATTTAAATAG
- a CDS encoding TIGR01619 family protein, with the protein MDMANWQNYRSQVNGMPAVFTANIEDLDVYHGKHLSKVVQFTVSYQGDEDGLPNEDEYEKLINRLFKVLAQLTALPNVFFAGHFICNHQAKMHFYCEHDILLKETLQQLDFVSEINVQNDPNWDTYFDFLLASPLEMKLNATEEILSMLNSKGRNLSDTYLIEHTFHFDEEEKMFPFMDELTLGQISFNTLKYSSQAIQTEEDEEPYFMVKLEQELSLDSNEIFQWVERFEKLAIEFSGDYIGWECDNLIDDRSALN; encoded by the coding sequence ATGGATATGGCAAATTGGCAGAATTATCGTTCACAAGTGAATGGTATGCCTGCTGTGTTTACTGCAAATATTGAAGATTTAGATGTTTATCATGGTAAACATCTTAGTAAAGTAGTGCAATTTACCGTGTCTTATCAAGGTGATGAGGACGGTTTGCCGAATGAAGACGAATATGAAAAATTGATTAATCGTCTTTTTAAAGTTCTTGCTCAATTGACCGCACTTCCGAATGTTTTTTTTGCTGGGCACTTTATTTGCAACCATCAGGCAAAAATGCATTTCTATTGTGAACATGATATTTTGCTTAAAGAAACCCTTCAACAGCTTGATTTTGTTTCAGAAATCAACGTACAGAATGATCCTAATTGGGATACCTATTTCGATTTCTTATTGGCTTCACCATTAGAAATGAAATTAAATGCGACAGAAGAAATTTTGAGCATGCTGAATAGCAAAGGGCGTAATTTAAGTGATACTTATTTAATCGAACATACTTTCCATTTTGATGAAGAAGAGAAAATGTTTCCCTTTATGGATGAATTAACGCTCGGACAAATCTCTTTTAATACGTTGAAATATTCTAGCCAAGCCATTCAAACAGAAGAAGATGAAGAACCTTACTTTATGGTGAAATTAGAGCAAGAGCTTTCATTAGATAGCAATGAGATCTTCCAGTGGGTAGAGCGCTTTGAAAAACTAGCCATAGAATTTTCAGGCGATTATATCGGCTGGGAGTGCGATAATTTAATTGATGATCGTTCAGCATTAAATTAG